Genomic DNA from Paenibacillus borealis:
CAAGGTCATTGCACCTCTCCAGGAACCGGTAGGTGTCTCGTTGGCATATTTCCAGTTGCTCATCCACCCTATGATTACACGGCGTCCGTCCTGCTCAGGGATATCCGACCAGGTAACCCCCGCATAGTTGTCCCTGCCATAATCCAGCCAGAGGATATGATCTGACGGATTGTCATTCATAAACTTAGTTCCATCGAAATCCCCTATGAAATATTGTGTACGCGATCCTTCCGGACAGTCCGGATTATCTCCTATGCTTATGATAAGCACCCATTTGGAACGTCCAGTGTCATCAATTGGCAATTCAAACAGATCCGGGCATTCCCAAACACCATCGTGTGAGCCTTCTCCTTTGCCGAATTCTCCAGTCAGTGACCATTCGCGCAAATTAGCAGATTGATAGAATCGCGCATGATCTCCAGCAACAATAACCATAACCCACCGCTCACTTTGCGGATGCCAGAACACCTTCGGATCCCGGAAGTCTATCAGGCCGTCTTCGGCAAGTACAGGATTTCCGTCATACTTGTGCCAGGTCTGGCCTTTATCGCTGCTGTAGGCCAAGCTTTGCCGCTGGCGCGGCTGCCTCGTCTCCAGATGGGTGTCCGCATGGGTAAAGATGGCAACAAGTCCATGGGAATCTTTGAATAGACCGCTGCTATTATTCCAATCCACTACACAGCAGCCGGAGAATATCGCTCCATGCTCGTCCGGAAATAGAGCCACAGGTGCGTGCACCCAGTGAACCAGGTCTTCACTTGTAGCATGGCCCCAGTGCATTGGCCCCCATTTATTACTGTAAGGATGATATTGATAGAATAGATGATAGCTTCCCTCAAGGTAGACTAATCCGTTTGGATCATTCGCCCAATTGGAAGGAGGTGAGAAATGAAAGCCCGGTCTGAAGCGATCGGCATTATTTTCTTTACTGGACTCTATTATCTGATTAATCTCATCTGTTGTCGGCATAGACATAAGAGCCCCTTTTCGTGTTGTAACTGCCGCTCCGCCGGCATTAGCAAAGGTCAGCATGCTGCTCATTTGCTGGCTGGTTAGATTTTGCAATGAACTTCCGCTTTCCAGAATCTTATACAAGAGGCACCCCAGAAAAGCATCGCCGGCTCCTGTCGTGTCGATGGCCTTGACCTTAACCCCAGGCACATATCCAGCGTGACCAGCCATACGGTAGTAACAGCCTTTTTCCGCTAGAGTCACAATGATTAAGGCGATTTCGAATTGTTGCTGTAGCTCCAGTGTGCCTTTTTCAACGTCGCTGGTCCCTGTTATAAAAGAAAGCTCTTCTTCCGAAATTTTCAGGATATCGGCGTAATTCATGCCCCAATAAATACTTTGTCTGGCTTCCTCTTTACTCTCCCATAACGCAAACCGGATGTTCGGATCGAACGACAGCATCACTCCTGCTTCCTTGGCTTTGAGCACTGCTGCCTTTGTTGCGGTACGGGCCGGTTCATGGGTCATGGACAATGAGCCATAATGCAGAACCCGGCATGCTCCGATCCGCTCTAGCGGGACATCCTGCGCGTGCAGGAAGGTATCAGCCCCCGGCTTCCGGAAGAAGCTGAACGATCTGTCTCCCTGTTCATCCAGATGGACAAAAGCAAGCGTTGTGCCCGCTTCATTGGTGAAAGATACATCGGTTACATCAACACCGCTGCTCAGCAGTGTCCGGTGCAGCAAGGAACCGAATTGATCCTCCCCGACCTTGCTGATCAATGCTGTTCTGGCTCCTAACCGGGATAGCGCGGCTACTACATTAGCCGGAGCCCCTCCCGGATTGCATTCGAACTGCTCGTTACCCCCGGCTGAACGTCCTGCCGGAGTAAAGTCTATCAATACTTCTCCGATAGCGATAACATCAAGCACAGTTTCTCCCCACCTATCATCTATTTATTTATTTTTTCAGATTTGCGTTATAACGGTCCAGACCCGTTTGATAAATTTCCATCAGTTCGTTTAGGCCCATTTTGTCCAGTGTCTTCAGGTAGCTGTCCCAGCCTTTATCTGCACCGCCATCTACAATAAATCTTCCTCTTTGGGTATTTACATACTTAATGAGTTCAGGCTCAATCTTGTTAATTTTATCCAATTCCTCCGGCTCAAAGAAGATGTTCGGATAATTTTCCTTTTCCATGTAAGGATCGTAATATTGCTCTAGATCTTTAGCACGCTGCTGGGCGCGTGGCTCCAGATCCACAATTTTCCCCAGATCTTGGATGGTAATAACGCCAGGTCCGCCCGCGCCTGGGGCAACTTTTTGACGGAATTCACCTGCAGAGGCTCCCTCAGGAAGCGGCAGATTCACCAATTTTCCGTTTTCGTCTTTCTTGAATACGACATCCAGTGGACCCCAGTGAATTTGAGCAGCCATGTAAGGTTCATACTGCTGGTCGATCCAGCGCATGGTTATTTCCGGATTGCTGTTCTCTTTTGTAATCACAAAAGCCCCGCGGCCCGGACCTCCGCCATTAGCACGTCCAATGATTTGATCACCTTTCGGTCCTTTCAGCGGAGACAGCAGAACATAATCCTTACTGCGTTCAGTTCCGACTACCTCTTCAACTTCCCACCAGATATAAGATCCAAGCGTTTCATCCGTTGTTTTGCCTTTTGCCAGATACTGTGCCGCATCCTGGGTGAAGGACTCCGGATCGATCAGGCCTTGCTTATACCATTTTTCATGGAAATAATTCAGAGCTTCCTTATATTCAGGCTGAGTTGCGGTAAAAATCACCTTTCCGTCACGCACGACCCGGTGCTCCAGATTATCCGGAAGTCCAAAGGCCCCGAATAGTCCGGCAATATCCATACACCACTGCATATGCATGAAGCTTAGCGGAATCTCATCCTGCTTCCCGTTGCCATTCGGATCCTGCGTTTTAAATGCCAGCAGAGCCTCCGTATATTCATCCAGTGTTTGTGGTACCTTCAGCCCCAGCTTATCCAGCCAGGCTTTATTGATGACGTGGAAGAAGGGATTGGTTCCCAGGTTATTCTCTTCATAGGATGGCAGTCCGTAGATATGCCCATCCGGTGCTGTGATCGAGGATTTGATATCAGGCCGGCGGTCAAGAAGCGCTTTCAAATTAGGCGCATACTGATCAATTAAATCCTCCAGCGGGATAATGGTTCCGTCCTTACCGTAATTGATTAACTCGTAATCCGTGAATCCTGCTGCATAAAAGGCATCCGGCAAATCTCCGCTTGCGAGCAGCAGGTTTTTCTTTTCTGTATAATCGGTGTCAGGAATGTTCTCCCAGTTAATTTTTACATTGGTGTCCTTTTCCAGACGTTTGAAAATTTCCATTTCCGGGAATTCCGGTGCCAATGCAGCTTTCGGGGACACCATTCTTAAAGTCACAGCTTCTTTCACAATCGGAAGACCCGTTTGATTGAAATTCGCTTCCTGATTCTGATTGCCGGACTGATTATTTGCCCCGTTACCATTTCCCGAACACCCGCTGACAGCAAATGCTCCGGCCAGCATTACAATCCCAGCGCCTTTGAATAAAGATTTCATTCTACATAACCTCCCCTTATTTCGTTCCACAAGCGAAAATCATACGTTACTGTTCCTCAGGTTTCATCTAATTCTGTACATCACCCCTTTCAGGACTCTGTCAGCCTCACCCCTTGATCGAGCCAATCATGACACCCTTAACAAAGTACTTCTGCAGGAAAGGATACAAGACAAGCAGCGGCAGACTGGACACCATGATGACACCGTATTTAATTAGCTCTGTAACACGCATCTTGGCTGCATAGGATTCCACATCGATCATCATGCCGGAGTTGACCTGATTCTGAACCAGGATGTTGCGGAGCACCAGTTGCAGCGGATACTTGCTCTCATCATTAAGGTAGATCAATGCGTCGAAGAACCCGTTCCAGAAGCCGACCACATGATACAGCACCATTACCGCCAGAATGGACTTGGACAAGGGCAGGACGATGCTCCAGAAGAACCTCGTATTGGAGCATCCGTCAATCGATGCTGCTTCCCACATTTCATCCGGGATGGACGATTGGAAAAAGGTCCTTACAATGATGACGTTGAATACACCGCCTGCCCCTGGAATGACTAGAGCCCACATCGTATTCAGCAGGTGAAGATCCTTGATCAGCAGATAGGTAGGAATCAGCCCGCCGCTAAAAAACATAGTGACCAGCAAAAACCACATAATCACAGACTTTCCGGCCAGTTCTCTGCGGGCTAACGGGTAGGCTGCAAACACAGTCACCGCTACTCCGATTAATGTTCCGAGAGTTGCATATATAATCGAATTGGCGTACCCGATCCATATGGAGGAATCACTGAATATCCGCTCATACCCGTCCAGTGTGAAGCCTTTCGGAAACAGCCAGACCTCACCCGAGTAGATATAATTGGGATCACTAAATGAGGCAATCAGTACAAAGTACAATGGAAATAATACGAGCAGCATAATTACGGTCAGCAAAAAATAGTTGATGATGTCAAACCATATGTCCCCTCTGCTCTTTCTCTTCAATAATTGATTCATAGGTAAACTCCTCCTTACCACAGACTGGTTTCTGTCAGCTTTTTGGCGATGCGGTTAACGGTGAAAATCAGGATAATATTGATCAGTGAGTTAAACAGGCCAACCGCTGTAGAGAAGCTGTATTGCGCCTTCTGAATCCCCATTTCATACACATAGGTAGGGATAATATTGGAGGTGGCGTAGTTCAAATCGCTCTGCATAAGGAATGCTTTTTCAAACCCGATACTCATAATGTTGCCGAGTGCGAGAATTAGCAGAATAACGATTGTAGGCAAAATACTCGGAATATCTACATTGAGTATGCGCTTCCACTTATTCGCCCCATCCATAGTTGCAGCTTCATGCAGTTCAGGATTGACCCCGGCAAGAGCAGCCAGGTATATAATCGTGGCGAAGCCTGTCTCCTGCCATATCCCGGATAAAATATACAGAGGACGGAACCAGCCTGCATCGGCCATAAACAGAATGGGATTTCCTCCAAGCCAGGTGATGAGGTGATTCACAATTCCGCTGTTCGGAGACAGAAAGACATTAAGCATTCCGACCAGGACTACGGTTGATATAAAGTGCGGTGCATAGATTACGGTCTGCACAAATTTCTTGTATGATTTGCCCAGCATCTGATTTAGCATAATGGCGATAATGATGGGAGCCGGGAAACCAAACAACAGTGAAAGGAAGCTGAGGGAGAGCGTATTCTTGATAATGGTCCAGAAGTTGTAGGAATTGAAAAAGTCTGTAAAGTGCTGGAATCCTACCCACTCACTTCCCCAGATTCCCTGACTTGGCGAGAAATCCTTAAAAGCAATCTGCACCCCATACATCGGGTAATATTTAAATACGAGATACAGAATAATGATCGGCAGTAGAAACAGGTATAGTTCGTAGTCGCGTTTGACCCGGGCCCACACTTTCCGTTTTGGTTTGATCACTGCCCCGCTGGTTGTTGAATTCACGTTTATTCTCCCTTTCATGTAAAAGTGACCAGTAAATTTGAAACGTTTCCAATTTTGGGTAAGAAGAGATTATTTTATATTTCAAATGGTCTGAGTAGGCTTAATTATCTTTTTGAAACGTTTCCAATTTTGAAAGAAAAACGTCAGTTTATTTATATCCATACCGGATGAGCTGATGTTTTCCGATCCCCCAGGGATCATGTAGTTTCACCTTGCTTGAACATAACAGGGATACGATACACTTGCTTGTCTAAGGGTATACCCTCGATCTTGTTATAGAGAAGTCTGATAGTCATACGTGCCATTTCTTCTACCGGCTGTCTGATTGTTGATAAGATTGGATGGAAATAAGGATTATCCTGAATCCCGTCGTATCCGATAACCTTGATATCTTCCGGAACACGCTTGCCCTGCCTGCGGGCTCTTTCAATATAATTGGCAGCTAACATATCGGTAATCGCAAAAATACCATCCACGTCGCCATGCTCCTTCAGGAATTCGTTAAAATAGGCATTATCATCCACAATGGGATCCGGTTTCTCATAGATTACATAATCGATTCCCAAAGCCTCTGCCTCATCAATGAATCCCTT
This window encodes:
- a CDS encoding carbohydrate ABC transporter permease → MNQLLKRKSRGDIWFDIINYFLLTVIMLLVLFPLYFVLIASFSDPNYIYSGEVWLFPKGFTLDGYERIFSDSSIWIGYANSIIYATLGTLIGVAVTVFAAYPLARRELAGKSVIMWFLLVTMFFSGGLIPTYLLIKDLHLLNTMWALVIPGAGGVFNVIIVRTFFQSSIPDEMWEAASIDGCSNTRFFWSIVLPLSKSILAVMVLYHVVGFWNGFFDALIYLNDESKYPLQLVLRNILVQNQVNSGMMIDVESYAAKMRVTELIKYGVIMVSSLPLLVLYPFLQKYFVKGVMIGSIKG
- a CDS encoding ABC transporter substrate-binding protein, whose amino-acid sequence is MKSLFKGAGIVMLAGAFAVSGCSGNGNGANNQSGNQNQEANFNQTGLPIVKEAVTLRMVSPKAALAPEFPEMEIFKRLEKDTNVKINWENIPDTDYTEKKNLLLASGDLPDAFYAAGFTDYELINYGKDGTIIPLEDLIDQYAPNLKALLDRRPDIKSSITAPDGHIYGLPSYEENNLGTNPFFHVINKAWLDKLGLKVPQTLDEYTEALLAFKTQDPNGNGKQDEIPLSFMHMQWCMDIAGLFGAFGLPDNLEHRVVRDGKVIFTATQPEYKEALNYFHEKWYKQGLIDPESFTQDAAQYLAKGKTTDETLGSYIWWEVEEVVGTERSKDYVLLSPLKGPKGDQIIGRANGGGPGRGAFVITKENSNPEITMRWIDQQYEPYMAAQIHWGPLDVVFKKDENGKLVNLPLPEGASAGEFRQKVAPGAGGPGVITIQDLGKIVDLEPRAQQRAKDLEQYYDPYMEKENYPNIFFEPEELDKINKIEPELIKYVNTQRGRFIVDGGADKGWDSYLKTLDKMGLNELMEIYQTGLDRYNANLKK
- a CDS encoding ABC transporter permease; protein product: MKGRINVNSTTSGAVIKPKRKVWARVKRDYELYLFLLPIIILYLVFKYYPMYGVQIAFKDFSPSQGIWGSEWVGFQHFTDFFNSYNFWTIIKNTLSLSFLSLLFGFPAPIIIAIMLNQMLGKSYKKFVQTVIYAPHFISTVVLVGMLNVFLSPNSGIVNHLITWLGGNPILFMADAGWFRPLYILSGIWQETGFATIIYLAALAGVNPELHEAATMDGANKWKRILNVDIPSILPTIVILLILALGNIMSIGFEKAFLMQSDLNYATSNIIPTYVYEMGIQKAQYSFSTAVGLFNSLINIILIFTVNRIAKKLTETSLW
- a CDS encoding PfkB family carbohydrate kinase, whose protein sequence is MLDVIAIGEVLIDFTPAGRSAGGNEQFECNPGGAPANVVAALSRLGARTALISKVGEDQFGSLLHRTLLSSGVDVTDVSFTNEAGTTLAFVHLDEQGDRSFSFFRKPGADTFLHAQDVPLERIGACRVLHYGSLSMTHEPARTATKAAVLKAKEAGVMLSFDPNIRFALWESKEEARQSIYWGMNYADILKISEEELSFITGTSDVEKGTLELQQQFEIALIIVTLAEKGCYYRMAGHAGYVPGVKVKAIDTTGAGDAFLGCLLYKILESGSSLQNLTSQQMSSMLTFANAGGAAVTTRKGALMSMPTTDEINQIIESSKENNADRFRPGFHFSPPSNWANDPNGLVYLEGSYHLFYQYHPYSNKWGPMHWGHATSEDLVHWVHAPVALFPDEHGAIFSGCCVVDWNNSSGLFKDSHGLVAIFTHADTHLETRQPRQRQSLAYSSDKGQTWHKYDGNPVLAEDGLIDFRDPKVFWHPQSERWVMVIVAGDHARFYQSANLREWSLTGEFGKGEGSHDGVWECPDLFELPIDDTGRSKWVLIISIGDNPDCPEGSRTQYFIGDFDGTKFMNDNPSDHILWLDYGRDNYAGVTWSDIPEQDGRRVIIGWMSNWKYANETPTGSWRGAMTLPRALSLTINDGSIVLTQKPVREVEQLRKDSMKWKEITVTPVSPFRQIMNEDLLEIEAKIDIRSGEEVHISLKSSGQSEIVIGYDPVQQWLFIDRSKSGVMDFHPSFAIRHGARMAAVNDKIKLQVWLDRNAVEVYANNGLVALTDQIFPDAPMQRIEVSTQSGQVVLDSLQIHTLESVHIPGGATVQTAGRNDV